A single region of the Bacteroidota bacterium genome encodes:
- the lon gene encoding endopeptidase La, translated as MMEEDVEFLPLLSLEEDDDQTKIDYPEVIAVMPLRNTVLFPGVVLPITVGREKSIKAIQTAFKGNKLIGVVAQRDGNIEDPDTSQLYTTGVIAKVIKQIKMPDGSTTVIIQGKKRFAVNKFTAENPYLQASVTLLEDNTKGDKKEFNAIVSAIKDLASNIVKISPNIPQEANVVLKNINSPVFLMHFVSSNLQIDVADKQKLLETDDLYLRAQQVLNFLNNELQMLELKNKIQNKVRTDLDKQQREYFLNQQLRTIQEELGGSGQDEDIKRYKLRATEKKWSKTVQDVFTKEIEKLQRLNPNAAEFGVITNYIEMLLELPWNEYTKDNFDLKHAKTVLDEDHFGLDKIKDRLIEYLAVLKLKGDLKSPILCLVGPPGVGKTSLGQSIARALERKYVRMSLGGLHDESEIRGHRKTYIGAMPGRVVQSIKRVKSSNPVFILDEIDKVGTDFRGDPSSALLEVLDPEQNGTFYDNYLELEYDLSKVLFIATANNINTIQPALRDRMEIIYLSGYSTEEKVEIGKRHLVPKQKKEHGLKLRDVTLNDPILTQIIENYTRESGVRDFDRQIASVMRRIAKYVATNEKYNKTLKASEIESVLGPAKFDKESIFNTQVPGVVVGLAWTPVGGDILFIETSLSKGKGTLQLTGNLGDVMKESASTALTFLKSHADLLDLSPDIFEQTAIHVHVPEGAIPKDGPSAGITMLTSLASAFTGRKVKSYLAMTGEITLRGKVLPVGGIKEKVLAAKRSGVKDIIMCIKNKKDVAEINPLFIKGIRFHYVEDMMDVLKLALEKPVAVKKAAKSAK; from the coding sequence ATGATGGAGGAAGATGTTGAGTTTTTGCCGTTATTATCACTTGAGGAAGACGATGATCAGACTAAAATCGACTACCCGGAAGTAATTGCAGTGATGCCTTTGCGCAACACCGTGTTGTTTCCCGGAGTTGTTCTGCCCATAACCGTAGGTCGCGAAAAATCTATAAAAGCTATTCAAACTGCTTTTAAGGGAAATAAACTGATTGGCGTTGTAGCGCAGCGCGATGGCAATATTGAAGATCCGGATACCAGTCAGCTGTATACCACCGGTGTAATTGCTAAAGTAATAAAGCAGATTAAAATGCCGGATGGCAGCACAACGGTGATTATTCAGGGTAAAAAACGATTTGCCGTTAATAAATTTACTGCTGAAAATCCTTACCTGCAGGCAAGTGTTACCTTATTGGAAGACAATACCAAAGGCGACAAAAAGGAATTTAATGCCATTGTTTCAGCAATTAAAGATCTTGCATCTAATATTGTTAAAATTTCACCCAATATTCCACAGGAAGCGAATGTGGTATTGAAAAATATCAACAGTCCGGTTTTTTTAATGCATTTTGTTTCTTCGAATTTGCAAATTGATGTTGCCGACAAACAAAAATTACTGGAAACCGACGACCTTTATTTGCGTGCGCAGCAAGTGCTTAATTTTTTGAATAATGAGTTACAAATGCTGGAACTCAAAAATAAAATTCAAAATAAAGTGCGCACCGATTTGGATAAACAACAACGTGAATATTTTTTGAATCAGCAATTGCGTACTATTCAGGAAGAACTCGGTGGCAGTGGTCAGGATGAAGATATTAAACGCTACAAGTTAAGAGCAACAGAAAAAAAATGGTCGAAAACGGTACAGGATGTTTTCACGAAAGAAATTGAAAAACTGCAACGCCTTAATCCAAATGCTGCTGAATTTGGTGTAATTACCAATTACATCGAAATGTTACTCGAATTACCATGGAATGAATATACCAAAGATAATTTCGATTTAAAACATGCAAAAACTGTTTTAGATGAGGATCATTTTGGTTTAGATAAAATTAAAGACCGCTTAATAGAATACCTTGCTGTATTAAAATTAAAAGGTGATTTAAAATCGCCGATTTTATGTCTGGTTGGCCCTCCGGGTGTTGGTAAAACTTCCCTCGGACAGTCCATTGCACGGGCTTTAGAGCGAAAATACGTGCGCATGAGTTTGGGTGGATTACATGATGAAAGTGAAATTCGCGGTCACCGTAAAACATATATTGGTGCAATGCCGGGACGTGTTGTGCAATCGATAAAACGTGTGAAATCATCGAACCCTGTTTTTATTTTAGATGAAATAGATAAAGTTGGTACCGATTTTCGCGGCGATCCTTCAAGTGCATTACTCGAAGTACTCGACCCGGAACAAAATGGTACTTTTTACGATAATTATTTAGAACTGGAATACGATTTATCGAAAGTATTATTTATTGCAACGGCAAATAATATTAATACCATACAACCTGCTTTACGCGACAGGATGGAAATTATTTATTTGAGTGGATATTCCACTGAAGAAAAAGTAGAAATCGGAAAACGCCATCTTGTTCCAAAACAAAAAAAGGAACATGGATTAAAATTGCGTGATGTAACATTAAATGACCCAATTTTAACACAGATCATCGAAAATTATACACGCGAAAGTGGCGTGCGTGATTTCGACCGCCAAATTGCATCCGTTATGCGCCGTATTGCAAAATATGTTGCTACAAACGAAAAATACAACAAGACATTAAAAGCTTCAGAAATAGAATCCGTTTTAGGACCTGCCAAATTTGATAAAGAAAGTATTTTTAATACCCAAGTTCCGGGTGTTGTTGTTGGACTTGCGTGGACGCCTGTTGGTGGAGATATTTTATTTATTGAAACTTCATTAAGCAAAGGCAAAGGCACATTACAATTAACAGGTAATTTGGGTGATGTAATGAAAGAATCTGCTTCAACAGCACTTACTTTCTTAAAATCGCATGCTGATTTACTGGATTTGTCGCCGGATATTTTTGAACAAACTGCCATTCACGTGCATGTGCCCGAAGGAGCCATTCCTAAAGATGGTCCAAGTGCCGGTATCACGATGTTAACCAGTCTGGCTTCAGCTTTCACCGGCCGAAAAGTGAAATCGTATCTGGCAATGACCGGTGAGATTACGCTACGCGGGAAGGTATTACCTGTTGGCGGCATCAAAGAAAAAGTGCTTGCTGCTAAACGGTCAGGGGTTAAGGACATTATTATGTGTATCAAAAACAAAAAGGATGTTGCTGAAATCAACCCTTTATTTATAAAAGGTATTCGCTTCCATTATGTTGAAGATATGATGGATGTGCTCAAACTGGCGCTTGAAAAACCGGTAGCAGTTAAAAAAGCTGCAAAATCGGCTAAATAA
- the porQ gene encoding type IX secretion system protein PorQ — MRFFYFVLLTCSLSNVFGQFGGSYTYAYLNLPPSARISGLSGLNITTFDQDVNFGFQNPALLNAKMDGQLSASQAFLPSGISNSYASFGKHLDKWNATLGGGILYRSYGVFALTDVNGDRIGSFKAKEYAANLGIGYGTGKLRYGANMKLLYSNLESYSSFGIAADLGAVYIDTSHLLTMGLVFRNIGTEIKPFVNSNYEELPFEIDFGISKRLRHLPLQLSFTLHDLQTFDIRYDDPNAAQAVNIFGADSTAENKNYTVDKIAQHLNIAGEFYFGKSVMARIGYDHMTRKEMSVETRRGLTGFSMGFGIKINKYSIDYGHEFYSLAGGSHHITIAANLNQFFK; from the coding sequence ATGCGCTTTTTTTATTTTGTGTTGTTAACCTGCTCCTTATCCAATGTTTTCGGGCAGTTCGGAGGAAGTTATACTTATGCTTATCTCAATTTACCACCTTCGGCGCGTATCAGTGGCTTAAGCGGCCTAAACATTACCACTTTCGATCAGGATGTGAATTTCGGCTTCCAGAATCCGGCTTTGTTAAATGCTAAAATGGACGGACAATTGAGTGCGAGCCAGGCATTTTTGCCTTCAGGAATCAGTAACTCTTATGCTTCCTTCGGAAAACACCTTGATAAATGGAATGCGACACTGGGTGGAGGCATATTGTATCGCTCTTACGGCGTTTTTGCACTTACTGATGTAAATGGCGACAGAATTGGCAGTTTTAAAGCGAAAGAATATGCTGCTAATTTGGGTATTGGTTACGGAACGGGAAAACTGCGTTACGGTGCCAATATGAAATTATTATATAGTAACCTGGAATCATATAGTTCGTTTGGAATTGCTGCTGATTTAGGTGCAGTTTATATTGATACCAGCCATCTGCTCACCATGGGATTGGTATTCCGCAATATTGGTACAGAAATAAAACCATTTGTAAATAGTAATTACGAAGAATTGCCCTTTGAAATTGATTTTGGTATTTCAAAACGGTTGCGACATTTACCGTTGCAATTAAGTTTTACCTTGCATGATTTACAAACATTTGATATTAGATACGACGATCCAAATGCAGCACAGGCAGTAAATATTTTTGGTGCTGATTCTACTGCAGAAAATAAAAATTACACGGTTGATAAAATTGCACAACATCTCAATATTGCAGGTGAATTTTATTTTGGCAAAAGTGTAATGGCACGAATTGGTTACGACCATATGACCAGAAAAGAAATGTCGGTGGAAACACGTCGCGGACTTACCGGATTTTCGATGGGTTTCGGAATTAAAATCAACAAATACAGCATCGACTACGGTCATGAATTTTATTCACTCGCCGGAGGTAGTCATCATATTACAATTGCCGCGAATCTCAATCAGTTTTTTAAGTAG
- a CDS encoding (d)CMP kinase, giving the protein MKKILIAIDGYAACGKSTLAKQLAAHLHYLFLDTGAMYRAVTLYLLENNINWLDAAALDEALNNISIAFQRNEDGKIITFLNGDDVEDAIRSMQVSNKVSEVAAVSAIRKFLVQQQQEIGKEKGIVMDGRDIGTVVFPHAELKLFVTADMDTRVQRRLLELQSNDIPVSEQDIRDNLIKRDKEETTRTDSPLMQAKDAILIDNTNLTPEEQFTFVLKLVEAKLK; this is encoded by the coding sequence GTGAAAAAAATATTGATTGCCATTGACGGGTATGCAGCATGCGGTAAAAGCACGCTTGCAAAGCAACTGGCAGCTCATTTACATTATTTGTTTTTAGATACCGGCGCCATGTACCGCGCAGTTACATTATATCTGCTGGAAAATAATATTAACTGGTTAGATGCTGCTGCTTTAGATGAAGCTTTAAATAATATTTCAATTGCATTTCAGCGCAACGAAGATGGTAAAATAATTACATTTTTAAATGGTGATGATGTAGAAGACGCTATTCGTTCGATGCAGGTTTCCAATAAGGTTAGTGAAGTTGCAGCCGTTAGTGCTATACGTAAATTTTTAGTGCAACAGCAACAGGAAATCGGTAAAGAAAAAGGTATTGTTATGGATGGAAGAGATATCGGAACAGTAGTATTTCCACACGCCGAATTAAAATTATTTGTCACTGCCGATATGGATACCCGTGTGCAACGAAGGTTATTGGAATTACAATCAAATGATATACCGGTAAGTGAACAAGATATCCGCGATAATTTAATTAAACGCGATAAAGAAGAAACAACAAGAACCGATAGTCCCTTAATGCAGGCGAAAGATGCCATTTTAATTGATAATACCAACCTGACACCCGAAGAACAATTTACCTTTGTATTAAAATTAGTTGAAGCAAAATTGAAATAA
- a CDS encoding outer membrane beta-barrel protein produces the protein MQRKFLLYVIFLIGTSVIGNAQSNFNWGPEVGFSFCGLKQTTSETRIFDVTTTSYIPGKSVLFGFTSQLDIKKHFNINVGLRYLSTSEKLEWIRTGRMFVSDDEMANYVTTNTTEQLYQKISLPLSFGFQFHIGNIATNLFVGYNQNYILNGSYIETSITDSQVDAYDFQNTTSQNPLTVGYPVNHFNSQINTGISFTYKNSIVLKADANFGGYLSFAEPSPYYFCSISFGGMKNTDYTLSVSYLF, from the coding sequence ATGCAACGCAAATTCCTCCTCTACGTTATTTTTTTGATTGGCACTTCAGTTATCGGAAACGCACAAAGCAATTTTAATTGGGGACCTGAAGTAGGATTTTCATTTTGTGGGTTAAAACAAACAACTTCTGAAACGCGCATTTTTGACGTTACCACTACTTCATATATCCCTGGCAAATCAGTACTTTTTGGTTTTACTTCACAACTGGATATTAAAAAACATTTTAATATTAATGTTGGTTTGCGGTACTTAAGTACGAGTGAAAAACTTGAATGGATACGCACCGGAAGAATGTTCGTATCTGATGATGAAATGGCTAATTATGTTACAACAAATACGACTGAACAATTATATCAAAAAATATCCCTTCCGTTGTCATTTGGATTTCAATTTCATATTGGAAATATCGCTACTAATCTTTTTGTTGGATATAATCAGAATTATATTTTAAATGGAAGTTATATTGAAACTTCCATCACAGATAGCCAAGTAGATGCATACGATTTTCAAAATACAACAAGTCAAAATCCTTTAACCGTAGGCTACCCTGTTAATCACTTTAACAGTCAGATAAATACCGGCATTTCGTTTACTTACAAAAATAGTATTGTGCTAAAAGCAGATGCCAATTTTGGTGGGTATCTTTCTTTTGCAGAACCTTCGCCCTATTACTTTTGCTCAATATCCTTCGGAGGCATGAAAAACACCGATTATACGCTAAGTGTGAGTTATTTATTTTAA
- the rpsA gene encoding 30S ribosomal protein S1: MDNQENLEPVNSETTESTETVVETEKKAPVTVLAKHDDFDWNVDKRNKITYSKDESDKLELTYEGTFKTLNDNEIINATIVGLTDTDVILNVGYKSDGLVSKTEFRDLEDLKVGMEVEVYVVSKEDGKGQLNLSRKSAKMMKAWEHIVDAYKNEIIVTGNIISKTKGGLIVEVFGIETFLPGSQIDVKPITDYDGYVGKKMEFKVVKINETIKNAVVSHKALIESDIETQRQEIIGKLEKGQVLEGTIKNITDFGAFIDLGGVDGLLYITDISWGRINHPNEVLNMNQKLNVVVLDFDDNKKRISLGLKQLTPHPWEVLDAAIQVGSVVKGKIVNIEDYGAFLEIMPGVEGLIHVSEITWSNQPINSKEYFTVNQEFEAKVVTLDREERKMSLSIKQLSEDPWKSAKDKYPINSKHSGLVKNITNYGVFVELDENVGGMVHISDLSWIKRLNHPSEFVKIGERLDVVILEIDEDNRKISLGHKQIEEDPWDTFENVFPIGSIHEGTIIRKDEKGAVVSLPYGLEGYAPNKHLEKADGTTAHAEEMLSFKVIEFDRNDKRILVSHSKFVKDNTDEEKREQVKTRQRDDKKSKSQLTKVQKNVEKTTLGELDVLSQLKEQMEKDSKGSAKTSKKVEEKSEDVSDATEETAEDNEA; the protein is encoded by the coding sequence TTGGATAACCAAGAAAATCTGGAGCCTGTAAACTCCGAAACTACAGAATCAACTGAAACAGTAGTTGAAACTGAAAAAAAAGCCCCTGTAACTGTTCTCGCTAAACATGATGATTTTGATTGGAACGTTGACAAACGCAACAAAATTACCTACTCTAAAGACGAGAGCGACAAGTTAGAACTTACCTACGAAGGCACGTTCAAAACATTAAACGACAACGAAATTATCAATGCTACAATTGTAGGGTTAACCGACACCGACGTGATTTTAAACGTGGGTTACAAAAGCGATGGTTTAGTTTCTAAAACTGAATTCCGCGATTTGGAAGACCTGAAAGTAGGCATGGAAGTGGAAGTGTACGTTGTAAGCAAAGAAGATGGCAAAGGTCAGCTGAATTTGAGCCGTAAGAGCGCAAAAATGATGAAGGCCTGGGAACACATTGTTGATGCTTATAAAAATGAAATTATCGTTACCGGAAATATCATCAGCAAAACCAAAGGTGGTCTTATTGTTGAAGTATTTGGTATTGAAACATTTTTACCGGGTTCTCAAATCGACGTTAAACCAATTACTGATTATGATGGTTACGTTGGTAAGAAAATGGAATTCAAAGTTGTTAAAATCAACGAAACCATTAAAAATGCCGTTGTATCGCATAAAGCACTTATTGAAAGCGATATCGAAACTCAACGTCAGGAAATTATCGGTAAATTGGAAAAAGGTCAGGTATTGGAAGGAACTATTAAAAACATTACAGACTTCGGTGCATTTATCGATTTAGGTGGTGTTGATGGTTTATTGTATATCACTGATATTTCATGGGGACGTATCAACCATCCGAACGAGGTGTTGAATATGAACCAGAAATTAAACGTGGTTGTACTTGATTTCGATGATAACAAAAAACGTATATCACTCGGTCTCAAACAACTTACACCACATCCTTGGGAAGTTCTTGATGCAGCTATCCAGGTTGGCAGCGTAGTTAAAGGTAAAATCGTAAATATTGAAGATTACGGTGCATTCCTCGAAATTATGCCTGGTGTTGAAGGTTTAATTCACGTATCAGAAATCACTTGGAGCAATCAGCCAATTAACAGCAAAGAATACTTTACTGTTAATCAGGAATTTGAAGCTAAAGTGGTTACACTTGATCGCGAAGAACGCAAAATGTCGTTATCGATTAAACAATTATCTGAAGATCCTTGGAAGAGCGCTAAAGATAAATATCCTATCAACAGCAAACATTCAGGTCTCGTTAAAAACATTACCAATTACGGTGTGTTTGTTGAGCTTGATGAAAACGTTGGTGGTATGGTTCACATTAGTGACTTAAGCTGGATCAAACGTTTAAATCACCCTTCAGAATTTGTGAAAATTGGTGAACGTTTAGATGTTGTTATTCTCGAAATTGATGAAGACAACAGAAAAATTTCATTAGGTCACAAACAAATTGAAGAAGATCCATGGGATACTTTCGAAAATGTATTCCCAATCGGTTCTATACATGAAGGTACCATCATCCGTAAAGATGAAAAAGGTGCAGTTGTTTCTTTACCTTATGGTTTAGAAGGTTATGCGCCTAACAAACATCTTGAAAAAGCTGATGGCACTACTGCACATGCAGAAGAAATGCTTTCATTTAAAGTAATCGAATTCGATCGCAACGATAAACGTATCCTTGTATCACATTCTAAATTTGTAAAAGATAATACAGATGAAGAAAAACGTGAACAAGTGAAAACTCGTCAGCGTGATGATAAAAAATCGAAAAGCCAGTTAACTAAAGTTCAGAAAAATGTTGAAAAAACAACATTAGGTGAACTCGACGTACTTTCTCAACTGAAAGAGCAAATGGAAAAAGATTCTAAAGGTTCTGCTAAAACTTCTAAAAAAGTTGAAGAAAAATCTGAAGACGTTTCTGATGCTACAGAAGAAACTGCGGAAGATAACGAAGCATAA
- a CDS encoding EVE domain-containing protein, whose protein sequence is MNYWLIKSEPETFSWDDLVKLKSDAWTGVRNYAARIHLRAMQKGDLCFFYHSGKVSAVVGIAKVTKTAYPDPTATEGEWVAVDVAAVKKLKKEISLKEIKKDAALEDMPLVRISRLSVSPVNEFQFFKILEMSGTTL, encoded by the coding sequence ATTAATTATTGGCTGATAAAATCGGAACCGGAAACATTTTCTTGGGATGATTTAGTGAAATTGAAATCGGATGCATGGACGGGCGTTCGGAATTATGCGGCGAGAATTCATTTGCGAGCGATGCAAAAAGGCGATTTATGTTTTTTTTATCACAGCGGAAAAGTAAGTGCCGTTGTAGGCATCGCAAAAGTTACCAAAACCGCCTATCCCGACCCAACCGCTACTGAAGGTGAATGGGTTGCAGTTGATGTTGCTGCAGTTAAAAAATTAAAAAAAGAAATTTCATTAAAAGAAATAAAAAAAGACGCTGCTCTCGAAGATATGCCTTTAGTAAGAATTAGCAGATTGTCTGTTTCACCGGTTAATGAGTTTCAGTTTTTTAAAATTCTCGAAATGAGCGGGACTACTTTATAA
- a CDS encoding HAMP domain-containing histidine kinase codes for MNIYERKYRWKIVLVLTALVIVAATLIYTDNLATKLAAEERQKVTQIANVYHYIATATDITDYGFFVELIQANKTVPIISTDNDGNIVAYLNLDTAKVATDTGYLQHRLEEMKDFAEPIKLEISSGIYQYVYYKHSVLYQQLLYYPYVQLLIIAAFLIVAYTLFNTARKSEQNRVWVGMAKETAHQLGTPISSLVAWVEYLEQSPAMEGKENIVVEMGKDVQRLELIADRFSKVGSQPDLTEKNLITELDYSIDYIKRRSSKKVTFDFQYPAPDMPVKMNVILFNWVIENLLKNALDAIDGIGDIIIKVEQDDKFVMIDVTDSGKGIPRSKQKTVFEPGYSTKKRGWGLGLTLAKRITESYHKGKIFVKQSAPGKGTTFRIMLPKS; via the coding sequence TTGAATATTTACGAAAGAAAATACCGTTGGAAAATTGTGCTGGTGCTTACTGCATTGGTTATTGTTGCGGCTACTCTCATTTATACCGATAATTTAGCCACCAAACTTGCTGCTGAGGAACGACAAAAAGTTACGCAAATTGCCAATGTATATCACTACATCGCAACCGCTACCGATATTACAGATTATGGTTTTTTTGTGGAATTAATTCAAGCAAATAAAACAGTCCCAATTATTTCAACCGATAACGATGGTAATATTGTTGCCTATTTAAATTTAGATACGGCAAAGGTGGCTACCGATACCGGTTACCTCCAACACCGTTTGGAAGAAATGAAAGATTTTGCTGAGCCAATTAAATTGGAAATCAGCTCGGGTATTTATCAATATGTATATTACAAACATTCTGTATTATATCAGCAGTTGTTATATTATCCTTATGTGCAATTATTAATTATTGCTGCATTTTTAATTGTCGCCTATACCCTGTTTAATACTGCACGTAAATCGGAACAAAACCGGGTTTGGGTTGGTATGGCAAAAGAAACTGCGCATCAGTTAGGAACACCAATTTCATCGCTCGTGGCGTGGGTGGAATATTTAGAGCAGTCGCCAGCCATGGAAGGCAAAGAAAATATTGTTGTCGAAATGGGGAAAGATGTCCAGCGATTAGAATTAATAGCAGACCGTTTTTCAAAAGTGGGTTCTCAGCCGGATTTAACTGAAAAAAATCTGATTACAGAATTGGATTATTCCATAGATTATATCAAACGCCGCTCATCAAAAAAAGTGACTTTCGATTTTCAATATCCTGCACCCGATATGCCGGTAAAAATGAATGTGATTTTATTTAATTGGGTGATTGAAAATTTATTGAAGAATGCATTGGATGCGATTGATGGAATTGGGGATATTATTATTAAGGTGGAGCAGGATGATAAGTTTGTGATGATTGATGTGACGGATAGTGGAAAAGGAATTCCACGTTCCAAACAAAAAACAGTTTTCGAACCCGGTTACAGCACGAAAAAAAGAGGCTGGGGATTGGGATTGACGCTCGCAAAGCGGATTACGGAGAGTTATCATAAAGGGAAAATATTTGTGAAACAAAGCGCGCCAGGGAAGGGAACTACCTTTCGCATCATGTTACCAAAATCGTAA